The Scyliorhinus canicula chromosome 13, sScyCan1.1, whole genome shotgun sequence genome contains a region encoding:
- the nrros gene encoding transforming growth factor beta activator LRRC33, with protein sequence MSACCACCSLELGIAVRMELRVRSIYLILTALMILDEGSNGEVSLVKSLGSCRMVGTVTFCQGARLQHVPTDLPIKTEELLLDGNDIKAIYNKSLSAYRRLHTLNLGGNQLELIEAGAFAHNSNLQDLNLKNNRIDLNYPETRLALRTLPTLTRLDLSGNRLSEVVASCIVQNLTTLEYLSLARNFILRLEPSMLDGLDQLRELNLERNYIFEIESGTFEGLRSLTRLNLAYNHIPCIVDFSLHQVKTLNISHNIVELFLARESEIEFQLETLDLSRNKLLFFPLLPRRNKLKQLLLADNEMSFYSELMNDSSAEVHFIQIVGNVTNITSVNLWDEVVSVSLPELEVLDMSRNLFRYLPPGFLQGITSLSALQLNQNCLRTFSLTEQDPFVFLQTIDLSQNQLSHLNFNVSRLERLSQFNLSFNRFESIPSDLFTKMPRLTTVDLSHNHVPVCDGHLGNRERTSHTGCAVLAHIKSLRRLYLSDCALVTLPASAFVGSPITHLDLSSNAGIRLEASTFRAVAKTLQFLSLRNNGLDSNQLDTGLQVTFSNLKTLDLSENSITSLCPVLKNLPLKLLDLRKNKLSMLQQDVLQGLLQSLRALFLSDNTYDCCQLDWWTSLINTQSLIIPDRAEVTCNASLRLEHMDSISQSTKANCKVDNTVLKYFLLLLPTILCIVTVCVMVALSLSSKLLPKYVKAKCGSRAEY encoded by the coding sequence GTAGGCACGGTGACATTCTGCCAGGGGGCGAGGTTGCAGCATGTGCCAACAGACCTGCCCATCAAAACTGAGGAGCTCCTTCTGGACGGGAATGACATTAAAGCAATCTACAACAAGTCACTTTCTGCATACCGCCGCTTGCACACCTTGAACCTGGGCGGGAACCAACTGGAGCTCATTGAGGCTGGAGCCTtcgctcacaacagcaacctgcaAGATTTGAACCTCAAGAACAATCGGATTGATTTGAATTACCCGGAAACCCGTTTGGCACTAAGGACTCTCCCAACTTTAACTAGATTAGATTTATCTGGGAACAGACTGAGCGAAGTTGTGGCGAGTTGCATTGTGCAAAACCTGACCACCCTGGAGTATCTATCCCTGGCCAGGAATTTCATCTTGCGATTGGAACCCAGCATGCTCGACGGTCTCGACCAGCTTCGAGAACTAAACCTGGAGAGGAATTACATCTTTGAGATTGAAAGTGGGACCTTCGAAGGGTTGAGAAGTCTAACCAGGCTGAACCTCGCCTACAATCACATCCCCTGCATTGTCGATTTCAGTCTGCACCAAGTGAAAACATTAAACATCAGTCACAATATTGTGGAACTGTTTCTGGCCAGAGAAAGCGAGATTGAGTTTCAGCTGGAAACCCTGGACTTGTCCCGTAACAAACTGCTGTTTTTCCCGCTCCTGCCGAGACGCAACAAGCTCAAACAGTTGTTACTGGCAGACAACGAGATGAGTTTTTACAGTGAGCTGATGAACGACTCGTCTGCTGAGGTCCATTTCATACAGATCGTTGGGAATGTGACCAACATAACCTCCGTCAACCTCTGGGACGAAGTGGTTTCTGTGAGCTTGCCTGAGTTAGAAGTGCTGGACATGAGCAGGAATTTGTTTCGATACCTCCCTCCCGGATTCCTCCAAGGAATAACATCGTTGTCAGCGCTGCAGCTGAACCAGAACTGTTTAAGGACTTTCTCTCTAACAGAGCAGGACCCTTTTGTCTTTCTACAGACGATTGACCTCAGTCAAAACCAGTTGTCCCACCTCAACTTCAACGTTAGCAGGTTGGAGAGGCTGAGCCAGTTTAATCTCAGCTTCAACAGATTTGAATCCATACCCTCGGATCTCTTTACCAAAATGCCTCGGCTGACAACAGTGGACCTCAGTCACAACCACGTCCCTGTTTGTGACGGCCATTTAGGAAATAGGGAAAGGACTTCACACACAGGTTGCGCTGTGTTGGCGCATATTAAATCATTGAGGCGACTTTATCTGTCCGACTGTGCATTGGTGACCCTGCCAGCCTCAGCTTTTGTTGGCTCACCCATAACCCACCTAGATTTGTCTTCCAATGCCGGAATCAGATTGGAGGCAAGCACGTTTCGCGCCGTGGCCAAGACATTGCAATTCTTATCACTCAGAAACAATGGGTTAGATTCCAACCAGTTAGATACTGGGCTACAAGTGACCTTCAGTAACCTTAAAACCTTGGACTTGTCTGAAAATTCCATAACAAGTCTTTGCCCAGTGCTGAAAAATCTTCCTTTAAAACTGCTAGATTTACGGAAGAACAAATTGTCCATGCTTCAGCAAGATGTGCTGCAGGGTCTTCTGCAGAGTCTCCGAGCTCTCTTCCTGAGTGACAACACCTATGACTGCTGCCAGCTGGACTGGTGGACCTCCCTAATAAATACCCAATCACTGATTATTCCCGACAGAGCTGAGGTCACTTGCAACGCATCTTTAAGACTAGAGCACATGGACAGTATTTCCCAGTCCACCAAGGCGAACTGCAAAGTCGATAACACTGTCTTGAAATATTTTTTGCTGTTGCTGCCAACAATTCTGTGCATTGTCACCGTTTGCGTGATGGTTGCACTCTCTCTAAGTTCCAAGCTGTTGCCAAAATACGTGAAAGCCAAATGCGGGTCCAGAGCTGAGTATTAG